The following proteins are encoded in a genomic region of Pseudomonas saponiphila:
- the gcvP gene encoding aminomethyl-transferring glycine dehydrogenase produces the protein MSQSPSLSQLREPNAFLNRHLGPDAEEQQAMLASLGLGSRSELIEQTVPPGIRFNRPLDLPPALDEQAALARLKGYAAQNQVWTSLIGMGYHGTLTPTVILRNVLENPGWYTAYTPYQPEIAQGRLEALLNFQQMTIDLTGLDLANASLLDEATAAAEAMALAKRVTKSKSNLFFVDEHCHPQTISVVRTRAEGFGFELIVDAVDNLPAHQVFGALLQYPDTHGEIVDLRPLIDHLHAQQALACVAADLLSLLVLTPPGELGADVVLGSSQRFGVPMGYGGPHAAFFACRDEYKRAMPGRIIGVSKDARGQVALRMALQTREQHIRREKANSNICTAQVLLANIAGFYAVYHGPAGLKRIAQRVHRLTCILAAGLERKGITRVNRHFFDTLTLEVGSSQTAIIESARALQINLRILGRGRLGLSLDETCDETTVARLLDVFLGADHGLDVAELDAEALESGLPDQLLRRSPCLTHPVFNGHHSETRMLRYLKQLENKDLALNQSMIPLGSCTMKLNASSEMIPITWPEFANLHPFAPREQAVGYTLMIEELERWLCAITGFDAVCMQPNSGAQGEYAGLLAIRRYHESRQQGGRHICLIPASAHGTNPASAQMAGMQVVIVECDESGNVDLEDLKAKAAEAGDRLSCLMATYPSTHGVYEEGISQVCEVIHSHGGQVYMDGANLNAQVGLARPADIGADVSHMNLHKTFCIPHGGGGPGMGPIGVRAHLAPFVANHPVVPIDGPLADNGAVSAAPWGSASILPISWMYIALMGPQLADASEVAILAANYLADQLSGAFPVLYSGRNGRVAHECILDLRPLKALTGISEEDVAKRLMDYGFHAPTMSFPVPGTLMVEPTESESKAELDRFVEAMLSIRAEIAQVQEGNWPAEDNPLKGAPHTLADIAGTWERPYSIERAVLPSAHTRAHKYWPTVNRVDNVYGDRNLFCACVPVAAYR, from the coding sequence ATGTCCCAGTCGCCGTCCCTGAGCCAGTTACGCGAGCCCAACGCTTTTCTCAACCGGCACCTGGGTCCCGACGCCGAGGAGCAGCAGGCGATGCTCGCCAGCCTCGGGCTGGGCAGCCGGAGCGAGCTGATCGAGCAGACGGTGCCGCCGGGAATCCGCTTCAACCGCCCCCTGGACCTGCCACCAGCGCTGGATGAACAGGCCGCCCTGGCCCGGCTCAAGGGCTATGCGGCGCAGAATCAGGTCTGGACCAGTCTGATCGGCATGGGCTATCACGGCACCCTGACGCCCACCGTGATCCTGCGCAACGTGCTGGAGAACCCCGGCTGGTACACCGCCTACACGCCCTACCAGCCGGAAATCGCCCAGGGCCGGCTCGAAGCGCTGCTCAACTTCCAGCAGATGACCATCGACCTCACCGGCCTCGACCTGGCCAACGCTTCGTTGCTCGACGAGGCAACGGCGGCCGCTGAAGCCATGGCCCTGGCCAAGCGCGTGACCAAGTCCAAGAGCAATCTGTTCTTTGTCGATGAACACTGCCATCCGCAGACCATTTCCGTGGTGCGTACCCGGGCCGAAGGCTTTGGCTTCGAACTGATCGTCGACGCTGTGGATAACTTGCCCGCGCACCAGGTGTTCGGTGCCCTGTTGCAATACCCGGATACCCACGGCGAGATCGTCGATCTGCGGCCGCTGATCGACCACCTGCACGCACAGCAGGCGCTGGCCTGCGTCGCTGCCGATCTGCTCAGCCTGCTGGTGCTGACCCCACCCGGCGAGCTGGGGGCCGACGTGGTGCTGGGTTCCTCCCAGCGCTTCGGCGTGCCCATGGGCTACGGCGGTCCGCATGCGGCGTTTTTCGCCTGCCGTGACGAGTACAAGCGCGCCATGCCCGGGCGCATCATCGGCGTGTCCAAGGATGCCCGGGGCCAGGTGGCGCTGCGCATGGCCCTGCAAACCCGCGAGCAACACATTCGCCGCGAAAAGGCCAACTCCAACATCTGCACCGCCCAGGTGCTGCTGGCCAACATCGCCGGCTTCTATGCGGTCTATCACGGCCCGGCGGGGCTCAAGCGCATTGCCCAGCGGGTGCATCGGCTGACCTGCATTCTCGCCGCCGGCCTTGAGCGCAAGGGGATCACCCGGGTCAACCGGCACTTCTTCGACACCCTGACCCTGGAGGTCGGGAGCAGCCAGACGGCGATCATCGAGAGCGCCAGGGCGCTGCAGATCAACCTGCGGATTCTCGGGCGCGGCCGGCTGGGCCTGAGCCTGGATGAAACCTGTGACGAAACCACCGTGGCCCGGCTGCTGGATGTGTTTCTCGGTGCCGATCACGGGCTGGACGTCGCTGAACTGGACGCCGAGGCGCTGGAGTCAGGGCTGCCCGACCAACTGCTGCGGCGCAGCCCCTGCCTGACCCATCCGGTGTTCAACGGCCATCACAGCGAAACCCGGATGCTGCGCTACCTCAAGCAGCTGGAGAACAAGGACCTGGCGCTCAACCAGTCGATGATCCCCCTGGGCTCCTGCACCATGAAGCTCAATGCCAGCAGCGAGATGATCCCCATCACTTGGCCGGAATTCGCCAACCTGCACCCTTTCGCCCCGCGGGAGCAGGCCGTCGGTTACACCTTGATGATCGAGGAGCTGGAGCGTTGGCTGTGCGCCATCACCGGGTTCGACGCGGTTTGCATGCAGCCCAACTCCGGGGCCCAGGGCGAGTACGCCGGGTTGCTGGCGATTCGTCGCTACCACGAGAGCCGTCAGCAAGGCGGGCGGCATATCTGCCTGATACCGGCCTCGGCCCATGGCACCAACCCGGCGTCGGCGCAGATGGCCGGGATGCAGGTGGTGATCGTCGAGTGTGACGAGTCCGGCAACGTCGATCTCGAGGACCTGAAAGCCAAGGCCGCCGAAGCCGGTGATCGTCTGTCCTGCCTGATGGCGACTTATCCATCGACCCACGGTGTCTATGAAGAGGGCATCAGCCAGGTCTGCGAAGTTATCCACAGCCACGGTGGCCAGGTGTACATGGATGGCGCCAACCTCAACGCCCAGGTGGGGCTGGCCAGGCCGGCGGACATCGGCGCCGACGTCTCCCACATGAACCTGCACAAGACCTTCTGTATTCCCCACGGCGGCGGTGGCCCGGGCATGGGGCCGATCGGCGTGCGCGCCCATCTGGCGCCCTTTGTCGCCAATCACCCGGTGGTGCCGATCGACGGGCCGCTGGCGGACAACGGCGCGGTCAGCGCGGCGCCCTGGGGCAGCGCCAGCATCCTCCCCATCAGCTGGATGTACATCGCCCTGATGGGGCCGCAACTGGCGGATGCCAGCGAAGTGGCGATCCTGGCCGCCAATTACCTGGCCGACCAGCTAAGCGGGGCCTTCCCGGTGCTCTACAGCGGGCGTAATGGCCGGGTGGCCCATGAATGCATTCTCGACCTGCGACCGCTCAAGGCCCTGACCGGCATCAGCGAGGAGGATGTGGCCAAGCGCCTGATGGACTACGGCTTCCATGCCCCGACCATGTCGTTCCCGGTCCCGGGCACCTTGATGGTGGAGCCCACCGAAAGCGAGTCCAAGGCCGAGCTGGATCGCTTTGTCGAGGCCATGCTGAGCATCCGCGCCGAGATCGCCCAGGTCCAGGAGGGCAACTGGCCGGCCGAGGACAATCCGCTCAAGGGCGCGCCCCATACCCTGGCGGATATCGCCGGGACCTGGGAGCGGCCTTACAGCATCGAGCGGGCGGTGCTGCCCAGCGCCCACACGCGGGCCCACAAGTACTGGCCGACGGTCAACCGGGTGGACAACGTCTACGGTGACCGCAACCTGTTCTGCGCCTGTGTCCCGGTGGCGGCCTATCGCTGA
- a CDS encoding fumarylacetoacetate hydrolase — MDDYLLLLDVCHKDQRAIGLFDFHNGQSLRALSEHGGLYETLQFCARRHLNWSEHLRSLPAHPRLPAEGHPQGPLRPPLKPSDNLLAQVCEVTLNTAHTHQGWFYKGNGNLLKTDGEALAIPYHALSISSQPGVVCVYLVDHFKQLRFVGFSLGQDIHDPLLSHQDASSCAQSRLRQCAIAPALILGELQHSLSLNVRVERQGAQLSYLGYHLDLQNWWALRKYSQTFLEQNEQFLQPGMVHYVFHSASRRENELQLQHGDWLDLDCPELELGLSNQVSEEELLHLYPLESQPHRGRTHRTRPTRLRQHY; from the coding sequence ATGGATGATTACCTGCTGTTGCTGGATGTCTGCCACAAGGATCAACGCGCCATCGGGCTGTTCGACTTTCACAATGGCCAGAGCCTGCGCGCCCTTTCCGAACATGGCGGGCTGTACGAAACCCTGCAGTTCTGCGCCCGCCGCCATCTGAACTGGAGCGAACACCTGCGTAGCCTCCCGGCCCATCCCCGGCTGCCTGCCGAAGGCCATCCGCAAGGACCGCTGCGCCCGCCGCTCAAGCCCAGCGACAACCTGCTGGCCCAGGTCTGCGAGGTCACTCTGAACACCGCGCACACGCACCAGGGCTGGTTCTACAAGGGCAACGGCAACCTGCTCAAGACCGATGGCGAGGCGCTGGCGATCCCCTACCACGCCCTGAGCATCAGCAGTCAGCCAGGGGTGGTCTGCGTGTACCTGGTGGATCACTTCAAGCAACTGCGGTTTGTCGGTTTCAGCCTGGGCCAGGACATCCACGACCCGCTGTTGAGCCACCAGGATGCCAGCTCCTGCGCGCAATCGCGGCTGCGCCAATGCGCCATCGCCCCGGCACTGATCCTTGGCGAACTGCAGCACAGCCTGTCACTCAATGTCCGGGTGGAACGCCAGGGCGCGCAGTTGTCCTACCTCGGCTACCACCTGGATCTGCAGAACTGGTGGGCGCTGCGCAAGTATTCCCAGACGTTCCTCGAACAAAACGAGCAGTTCCTGCAACCGGGCATGGTCCACTACGTGTTCCACAGCGCCAGCCGGCGCGAGAACGAACTGCAGCTGCAGCACGGCGACTGGCTGGACCTGGACTGCCCGGAGCTGGAGCTGGGCCTGAGCAACCAGGTCAGCGAAGAAGAGCTGCTGCACCTCTATCCCCTGGAGAGCCAGCCACACCGGGGCCGCACCCACCGCACCCGCCCGACGCGGCTACGCCAGCACTACTGA
- a CDS encoding MFS transporter translates to MNAGIPTTAADSRYERTMVLLLSLSFGLVGLDRFIILPLFPVIMHDLQLDYQDLGYLSAALAFTWGLSALGMGSVIERLGTRRVLVISITVLSLLSGFSALATGVLGLVILRGLMGICEGAFTPTSIIVTDEVSRPDRRGLNLGIQQALFPILGLCLGPLIAAGLLQLTGSWRAVFAIIALPGLLLAGYLWKAYRPLPATPRTGSDASAGRHWLAAFKSGNVSLNILIMFCILTCQFVLCAMLPSYLTDHLHLQNLSMALVISAIGLGGCIGQLIIPGLSDRLGRKPVVSVCFMTSSTLVGLLIVSPAIPWLLFLLLFLLSFFNFSLICMTVGPLTSESVAPALLPTATGIVVGFGEILGGGLSPAVAGFAASHFGLPSILYVALSGSLAGLFLSLLLKDSTRQPQRALACGPLPILPARLPLKD, encoded by the coding sequence ATGAACGCTGGAATACCGACCACGGCTGCCGACAGCCGTTACGAAAGAACCATGGTGCTGCTGCTGTCACTGAGCTTCGGGCTGGTGGGGCTGGACCGCTTCATCATCCTGCCGCTGTTCCCGGTGATCATGCACGACCTGCAACTGGACTATCAGGACCTGGGCTACTTGTCCGCCGCGCTGGCCTTCACCTGGGGACTGTCCGCCCTGGGCATGGGCAGCGTGATCGAGCGCCTGGGCACTCGCCGCGTGCTGGTGATCTCCATCACCGTACTGTCGCTGCTGTCCGGCTTCTCCGCGCTGGCCACCGGGGTCCTCGGGCTGGTCATCTTGCGCGGGCTGATGGGCATCTGCGAAGGCGCCTTCACCCCGACCAGCATCATTGTCACCGACGAAGTCTCGCGCCCCGACCGGCGCGGACTGAACCTGGGCATCCAGCAGGCGCTGTTTCCGATACTCGGCCTGTGCCTGGGGCCGCTGATCGCGGCCGGCCTGCTGCAACTGACCGGCTCCTGGCGTGCGGTCTTCGCGATCATCGCCCTGCCCGGCCTGCTTCTGGCCGGCTACCTGTGGAAGGCCTACCGGCCGCTGCCGGCAACACCCCGTACAGGGTCCGACGCCAGCGCCGGGCGCCACTGGCTGGCGGCCTTCAAGAGCGGCAACGTCAGCCTGAACATCCTCATCATGTTCTGCATCCTCACTTGCCAGTTCGTGCTTTGCGCCATGCTGCCCAGCTACCTGACCGACCATCTGCACCTGCAGAACCTGTCCATGGCCCTGGTCATCTCGGCCATCGGCCTGGGCGGCTGCATCGGCCAACTGATCATTCCCGGCCTGTCCGACCGCCTCGGGCGCAAGCCGGTGGTGTCGGTGTGCTTCATGACCAGCAGCACCCTGGTGGGCCTGCTGATCGTCAGCCCGGCGATTCCCTGGCTGCTGTTCCTGCTGCTGTTCCTGCTGTCGTTCTTCAATTTCAGCCTGATCTGCATGACGGTGGGCCCGCTGACCAGCGAGTCCGTGGCCCCCGCCCTGTTACCGACGGCGACCGGGATCGTCGTGGGTTTCGGCGAGATCCTCGGCGGCGGGCTGTCCCCGGCCGTGGCCGGGTTTGCCGCCAGCCATTTCGGCCTGCCGTCGATCCTGTACGTGGCCCTGAGCGGCAGCCTGGCGGGCTTGTTCCTGTCATTGCTGCTCAAGGACAGTACGCGCCAACCCCAGCGCGCGCTGGCCTGCGGGCCGCTGCCTATCCTCCCCGCCCGCTTGCCCCTCAAGGACTAG
- a CDS encoding type III polyketide synthase: MSTLCLPHVMFPQHKITQQQMVDHLENLHADHPRMALAKRMIANTEVNERHLVLPIDELAVHTGFTHRSIVYEREARQMSSAAARQAIENAGLQISDIRMVIVTSCTGFMMPSLTAHLINDLGLPNSTVQLPIAQLGCVAGAAAINRANDFARLDARNHVLIVSLEFSSLCYQPDDTKLHAFISAALFGDAVSACVLRADDQAGGFKIKKTESFFLPKSEHYIKYDVKDTGFHFTLDKAVMNSIKDVAPVMEKLNYDSFEQNCAHNDFFIFHTGGRKILDELVMHLDLASNRVAQSRSSLSEAGNIASVVVFDVLKRQFDSNLNQGDVGLLAAFGPGFTAEMAVGEWTA, from the coding sequence ATGTCTACACTTTGCCTCCCACATGTAATGTTTCCGCAACACAAGATCACCCAGCAACAAATGGTTGATCACTTGGAAAACCTGCACGCCGATCACCCACGCATGGCCCTGGCCAAGCGCATGATCGCCAACACCGAAGTCAACGAGCGCCATCTGGTGTTGCCGATCGACGAGTTGGCGGTGCACACCGGCTTTACCCACCGCAGCATCGTCTACGAGCGTGAAGCCCGGCAGATGTCGTCCGCTGCGGCACGCCAGGCCATCGAGAATGCCGGGTTGCAGATCAGCGATATCCGCATGGTCATCGTCACCTCCTGCACCGGCTTCATGATGCCGTCGCTGACCGCGCACCTGATCAACGACCTCGGCCTGCCCAACTCCACCGTGCAACTGCCGATCGCCCAGCTGGGCTGCGTGGCCGGTGCCGCGGCCATCAACCGGGCCAACGATTTCGCCCGGCTCGATGCGCGCAACCACGTACTGATCGTGTCCCTGGAGTTCTCTTCGCTGTGCTATCAGCCGGACGACACCAAGCTGCATGCCTTCATCTCCGCGGCGCTGTTCGGCGATGCGGTGTCGGCCTGCGTGCTGCGCGCCGATGACCAGGCCGGCGGCTTCAAGATCAAGAAGACCGAGTCGTTCTTCCTGCCCAAGAGCGAGCACTACATCAAGTACGACGTGAAGGACACGGGCTTCCACTTCACCCTCGACAAGGCGGTGATGAACTCCATCAAGGATGTGGCGCCGGTGATGGAGAAGCTCAACTACGACAGCTTCGAACAGAACTGCGCGCACAACGACTTCTTCATCTTCCACACCGGTGGCCGCAAGATCCTCGACGAACTGGTGATGCACCTGGACCTGGCCTCGAACCGGGTGGCGCAATCGCGCAGCAGCCTGTCGGAAGCCGGCAACATTGCCAGCGTGGTGGTGTTCGACGTGCTCAAGCGTCAGTTCGATTCCAATCTGAATCAGGGCGACGTCGGCCTGCTGGCGGCCTTTGGCCCGGGCTTCACCGCAGAAATGGCGGTGGGCGAGTGGACCGCCTGA
- a CDS encoding Zn-ribbon domain-containing OB-fold protein: protein MSMYPEQIHRMTTASMLREWREHGGKYRLEGSQCEECNEIFFPRRTVCGACNSLSVKPYRCKRTGKIEVMAHAENPVLAAMGYGETVPRMMAMVRLDDGLVIASEIVDVCDPQQLKVGAPVRMVIRKHVRESNLAWQYAYKFVLDI from the coding sequence ATGTCCATGTACCCAGAACAGATCCACAGAATGACCACCGCCAGCATGCTCCGCGAATGGCGCGAGCATGGCGGCAAATACCGCCTCGAAGGCAGCCAGTGCGAAGAATGCAACGAGATCTTCTTCCCCCGGCGCACCGTCTGCGGCGCTTGCAACTCCCTGAGCGTGAAGCCCTACCGCTGCAAGCGCACGGGCAAGATCGAAGTCATGGCCCACGCCGAGAACCCGGTCCTGGCTGCCATGGGCTACGGCGAAACCGTGCCGCGCATGATGGCCATGGTGCGCCTGGACGACGGCCTGGTGATCGCCTCGGAAATCGTCGACGTCTGCGACCCGCAACAGCTGAAAGTCGGTGCGCCGGTGCGCATGGTGATTCGCAAGCATGTGCGCGAAAGCAACCTGGCCTGGCAATACGCTTATAAGTTCGTACTGGATATATAA
- a CDS encoding thiolase family protein — MCARRVAIVSAAYTPKPGSSRVRQTFKEMIVESAYKALKDAKMHPREIQGVAYGYHGEGISEYGGLGPTISDALGISPAPTFMSTANCTSSSVSFQMGHQMVASGEYDIVLCGGFEKMTDHFNYAEYIGSSTECEYDYFLGISHTDAFALATAEYFQKFGYAGREADVLATFGRQMRVYAHNTPTATRYGQPIPTLEALKNSEACGSMLAWGEASGCAILVAEHLAHKYTDKPVFVRGCAYTGVSHYFGTRFHNPTLHHPGLPKDVGMAVSANSIACAEIAYKKAGITAKDIDVAQVYDLLGAGLIQMESMGICGKGQAGDFVLEGGIALDGQLPLNTDGGNIGRGHASGCDGILHITELFRQLRGESDNQVKGARIGVSQNLGGYAAHNSVIVLSND; from the coding sequence ATGTGCGCACGTCGTGTTGCAATCGTTTCGGCCGCCTATACGCCGAAGCCCGGAAGTTCACGAGTTCGGCAGACGTTCAAGGAAATGATCGTCGAGTCCGCCTATAAAGCCCTCAAGGACGCCAAGATGCATCCCCGGGAAATCCAGGGGGTCGCCTACGGCTATCACGGTGAAGGCATTTCCGAATATGGCGGCCTGGGGCCGACCATTTCCGACGCCCTGGGCATCAGCCCGGCGCCGACCTTCATGAGCACCGCCAACTGCACCAGCAGCTCGGTGTCGTTCCAGATGGGTCACCAGATGGTGGCATCCGGTGAGTACGACATCGTCCTGTGCGGCGGTTTCGAGAAAATGACCGATCACTTCAACTACGCCGAGTACATCGGCTCCAGCACTGAATGTGAATACGACTACTTCCTCGGCATCTCCCACACCGACGCCTTCGCCCTGGCCACCGCCGAGTACTTCCAGAAGTTCGGCTATGCCGGTCGCGAGGCCGATGTCCTGGCCACTTTTGGCCGGCAGATGCGCGTCTATGCCCACAACACCCCGACCGCCACCCGCTACGGCCAGCCGATTCCCACCCTGGAAGCGCTGAAGAACAGCGAAGCCTGCGGCTCGATGCTGGCCTGGGGCGAAGCCAGCGGCTGCGCGATCCTGGTGGCCGAGCACCTGGCCCACAAGTACACCGACAAACCGGTGTTCGTCCGCGGCTGCGCCTACACCGGCGTCTCCCACTACTTCGGCACGCGCTTCCACAACCCGACCCTGCACCATCCGGGCCTGCCCAAGGACGTGGGCATGGCCGTCTCGGCCAACTCCATCGCCTGCGCGGAAATTGCCTACAAGAAAGCCGGGATCACCGCCAAGGACATCGACGTGGCCCAGGTCTACGACCTGCTCGGCGCCGGGCTGATCCAGATGGAATCCATGGGCATCTGCGGCAAGGGCCAGGCCGGCGATTTCGTACTCGAAGGCGGCATCGCCCTGGACGGCCAACTGCCGCTGAACACCGACGGCGGCAATATCGGCCGCGGCCACGCTTCCGGCTGCGACGGCATCCTGCACATCACCGAGCTGTTCCGGCAGCTGAGAGGTGAATCCGACAACCAGGTCAAGGGCGCACGCATCGGCGTGTCGCAGAACCTTGGCGGTTATGCGGCGCACAACTCAGTGATTGTCCTCTCGAACGACTAA
- a CDS encoding hydroxymethylglutaryl-CoA synthase: MNVKKVGIVSYGAAVPVCRLKVQDVINVWKNTDLKLVEESLGISERAVLQPDEDVITLGVQAAQRALDKVPGHELQALYLGTCTNPYDSRASASIILEMLGSGYDAYCADVQFAGKSGTSALQICQALVGSGMTGSALAIGADTINRNTAPGDLTESYAGAGAAALLIGTQNVIAEFDASFSCAADIADNIRPQGDRYIRSGMGLGSDKNSIGLEDQTRRAAEGLMAKLHTSPADYDYVVFQQNLVSTPYSLGKHLGFNSQQIEPGIYAGDVGDTGAASPLLGLINVLDQARPGQKILMVSYGFGAGSDAIALTVTDAIEQYQKHNKPLRELLEAKTYVDYGTSIKYEFKYLRADYALTAYL, translated from the coding sequence ATGAACGTGAAAAAAGTAGGCATTGTCAGCTACGGCGCGGCTGTTCCGGTATGCCGTCTCAAAGTTCAGGACGTGATCAACGTCTGGAAAAACACCGACCTCAAGCTGGTGGAGGAAAGCCTCGGTATCAGCGAAAGAGCGGTGCTGCAGCCGGATGAAGATGTCATCACCCTCGGCGTGCAGGCAGCGCAACGGGCCCTGGACAAAGTCCCCGGCCATGAGCTCCAGGCCCTTTATCTGGGTACTTGCACCAACCCCTACGATTCACGAGCCTCGGCCTCGATCATCCTGGAAATGCTCGGCAGCGGTTACGACGCCTATTGCGCCGACGTCCAGTTCGCCGGCAAGTCCGGGACTTCCGCCCTGCAGATCTGCCAGGCCCTGGTGGGATCCGGCATGACCGGCAGCGCCCTGGCCATCGGCGCCGACACCATCAACCGCAACACCGCGCCGGGCGACCTGACCGAGTCCTATGCCGGGGCCGGCGCCGCGGCATTGCTGATCGGCACTCAGAATGTCATCGCCGAGTTCGACGCCAGCTTCTCTTGCGCCGCCGATATCGCCGACAACATCCGCCCCCAGGGTGATCGCTACATTCGCTCCGGGATGGGCCTGGGCTCGGACAAGAACAGCATCGGCCTGGAAGACCAGACCCGTCGCGCCGCCGAGGGACTGATGGCCAAGCTGCATACCAGCCCGGCCGACTATGACTACGTGGTATTCCAGCAGAACCTGGTGTCTACGCCCTATTCCCTGGGCAAGCACCTGGGCTTCAACAGCCAGCAGATCGAACCGGGGATCTACGCCGGTGATGTCGGCGACACCGGTGCCGCCAGCCCGCTGCTCGGCCTGATCAACGTGCTGGACCAGGCCCGTCCGGGGCAGAAGATCCTCATGGTGTCCTATGGTTTCGGGGCCGGCAGTGACGCCATCGCCCTGACCGTCACCGACGCCATCGAGCAGTACCAGAAGCACAACAAGCCCCTGCGCGAACTGCTCGAAGCCAAGACCTATGTCGATTACGGCACCTCCATCAAGTACGAGTTCAAGTACCTGCGGGCTGACTACGCCCTGACCGCCTATCTCTGA
- a CDS encoding TetR/AcrR family transcriptional regulator yields the protein MARTPSRSSIGSLRSPHTHKAILSSTIEILKECGYSGLSIESVARRAGASKPTIYRWWSNKAALIAEVYENESEQVRKFPDLGSFKADLDFLLRNLWKVWRETICGEAFRCVIAEAQLDPATLTQLKDQFMERRREMPKKLVENAISNGELPKDTNRELLLDMIFGFCWYRLLTEQLSAEQDIEEFTDLLINGVCSGAQR from the coding sequence GTGGCTCGTACCCCATCTCGCAGCTCCATCGGCTCTTTGCGAAGTCCGCATACCCACAAAGCCATCCTCAGTTCCACCATCGAGATCCTCAAGGAATGCGGTTATTCCGGGCTCAGCATTGAGTCGGTCGCGCGCCGGGCGGGCGCCAGCAAACCGACGATCTATCGGTGGTGGTCGAACAAAGCGGCGTTGATCGCGGAAGTCTATGAAAACGAGAGCGAACAGGTGAGAAAGTTTCCTGATCTCGGCTCATTCAAGGCGGATCTTGACTTTTTGCTGCGTAATCTCTGGAAAGTCTGGCGAGAAACCATTTGCGGAGAGGCGTTTCGCTGTGTGATTGCCGAAGCCCAGCTGGATCCAGCTACATTGACCCAGCTCAAGGATCAGTTCATGGAGCGCAGAAGGGAGATGCCGAAAAAGTTGGTGGAAAATGCCATCAGCAATGGTGAGTTGCCCAAGGACACCAATCGCGAATTGCTGCTCGATATGATTTTCGGTTTTTGCTGGTATCGGCTGCTGACCGAGCAGTTGAGCGCGGAACAGGATATTGAGGAATTCACTGATTTACTGATCAACGGTGTCTGTTCTGGCGCCCAACGTTGA
- the phlG gene encoding 2,4-diacetylphloroglucinol hydrolase, protein MEARVMTPFTYFSLPMQKLFLRNQAAVRNKPYGKYFRSEMRVPLSAVRKIQQGPMDLKDTLTPSVEDINRLLDPDFVSEESGYALLPGPMAYVQSRKFFPGCSAQMFKWWFMWHPAEAERYTLWFPYAHVSNPCVNHQRLGDASLSFEERLYGNTFCASEYVGDRLMHLHIDFKEPASLGLDPDLYREAKIDGSVSALMSLAEHPQVPVSLMVHLFKEVPGGMYLTSRYWVGSHPSMTRFPGAEKASALLKESGFGEAELETLAYEFAVHDMCEFNHLASFLPDLYREFATASA, encoded by the coding sequence ATGGAAGCGCGCGTCATGACCCCCTTCACCTACTTCTCCCTGCCCATGCAGAAGCTGTTCCTGCGCAACCAGGCGGCGGTCAGGAACAAGCCCTATGGCAAATATTTCCGCTCGGAAATGCGTGTGCCGCTGTCCGCCGTGCGCAAGATCCAGCAAGGCCCCATGGACCTCAAAGACACCCTGACTCCGAGTGTGGAGGACATCAATCGCCTGCTCGACCCGGACTTCGTCAGCGAAGAGTCCGGCTATGCCCTGCTGCCCGGCCCGATGGCCTATGTGCAGAGCCGCAAGTTCTTCCCCGGCTGCAGCGCACAAATGTTCAAGTGGTGGTTCATGTGGCACCCGGCGGAAGCGGAGCGCTATACCCTGTGGTTCCCCTACGCCCATGTCAGTAATCCATGCGTGAACCACCAGCGCCTGGGTGACGCGTCCTTGAGTTTCGAGGAGCGTTTGTACGGCAATACCTTCTGTGCCTCGGAATATGTTGGCGACCGCCTGATGCACCTGCATATCGATTTCAAGGAGCCGGCCAGCCTGGGCCTGGACCCCGACCTGTATCGCGAAGCGAAAATCGATGGCAGCGTCAGCGCCCTGATGAGTCTGGCCGAGCATCCGCAGGTGCCGGTGTCACTGATGGTGCATCTGTTCAAGGAGGTTCCGGGCGGCATGTACCTGACCAGCCGCTACTGGGTCGGTTCGCACCCGTCGATGACCCGCTTTCCCGGGGCAGAAAAAGCATCGGCACTGCTCAAGGAAAGCGGTTTCGGCGAAGCCGAGCTGGAAACCCTGGCCTATGAGTTCGCCGTTCACGACATGTGCGAGTTCAATCATCTGGCCAGCTTTCTGCCGGACCTGTATCGGGAGTTCGCTACCGCTTCGGCCTGA